In Rhodoferax sediminis, the sequence CCTGATGGTGGCGAGCGACCGCATCAGCGCGTTCGACGTGATCATGGGCGAGCCGATTCCGGGCAAGGGCGTGCTGCTCACGCAAATGGCGCTGTTCTGGTTCGACAGGCTGGGGCACCTGTGCCCGAACCACCTGACCGGCGAGGCGCCCGAGAGCGTCGTGACGCCCATTGAGGCGGCGCAGGTCAAGGACCGCTCCATGCTGGTCAAGCGCCTGAAACCCATCCCGGTCGAAGCCGTGGTGCGCGGCTACCTGGCCGGCAGCGGCTGGAAGGAGTACCAGCAGGGCCAGTCGGTCTGCGGCGTGCCGCTGCCCGCCGGCCTGAAAAATGCCAGCCAGCTGCCCGAGCCCATCTTCACGCCGGCTGCCAAGGCCGAGGCTGGCGCACACGACGAGAACATCAGCTACGAACACATGGTCAAGGTGGTCGGCCCCGCACTGGCCGCGCAGATCAAAAAGATCAGCATCGAGATTTACCGGACCGCCGCGGCCTTTGCGCTGGGCAAGGGCATCATCATTGCCGACACCAAGTTCGAGTTCGGCCTGGACGAGCAGGGCACGTTGACGCTGATGGACGAGGTGCTGACGCCCGACTCGTCGCGCTATTGGCCAGTGGAGGGCTATGAAGCAGCCTTTGCCGCCGGGCAGAACCCGCCGAGCTACGACAAGCAGTTCCTGCGCGACTGGCTGGAAGCCGTGCGCATCAATGGCAAGCCCTGGGACAAGACGCCGCCGGCGCCGCACCTGCCGCCGGACGTGGTTGCCAAAACCGCCGCCAAGTACCAGGAAGCGCTGCAGCGGCTCACCGCCTGATGGCTGTCATTCCAGGCTTGACCGGGAATCCACGGTAGTGGTCTGCGGGAGGTGGATTCCCGCCTGCGCGGGAATGACAGAGGTCGCGCGGGCGGCGCTGGACCTGCTTGGGGCGCGTCAGCTCAGGATCACGCTGCTCAGGCGCCGGCGGTAGCTCGCCACCGTCGGATCGTCAGGCGGGATCTGGCCGTCGGCCACCTTCGGGCGGGGCGGCTCGATGATGTCCAGGATGGCGATATAGG encodes:
- a CDS encoding phosphoribosylaminoimidazolesuccinocarboxamide synthase is translated as MTSPAPSLHTSSLKSLPLLARGKVRDNYAVGTDRILMVASDRISAFDVIMGEPIPGKGVLLTQMALFWFDRLGHLCPNHLTGEAPESVVTPIEAAQVKDRSMLVKRLKPIPVEAVVRGYLAGSGWKEYQQGQSVCGVPLPAGLKNASQLPEPIFTPAAKAEAGAHDENISYEHMVKVVGPALAAQIKKISIEIYRTAAAFALGKGIIIADTKFEFGLDEQGTLTLMDEVLTPDSSRYWPVEGYEAAFAAGQNPPSYDKQFLRDWLEAVRINGKPWDKTPPAPHLPPDVVAKTAAKYQEALQRLTA